A DNA window from Chiloscyllium plagiosum isolate BGI_BamShark_2017 chromosome 9, ASM401019v2, whole genome shotgun sequence contains the following coding sequences:
- the LOC122552938 gene encoding zinc finger protein 292-like isoform X2, translating to MQEGPALLEMRIRHLLKGKQIDQATKLAKVCAEHPEIGKKSIFKQIYLTCLCTASSDILMEEISAVDCKDALEMICNLESDGEDNLALILCTAFLTRQLQQGDVYCAWELTLFWSKLQQRVESSTQTFLECCQQFSMLSKTVYHIFFLIKVIQSEAGEAGLSACIELCVRALRMESNESPTVKTSICKTVSCLLPDYLEVRRACQLTEFLLEPTVEAYYAVETLYNQPDQKYDDENGPIPNSLRCELLLVLKTHWPFDPEFWDWKTLKRHCLALMGEEASIVSSIDELNDSDLFENNDSHLEVAPKEHSLNGLPKFYSDVIKVQNTSSEEIKIKEKDKIEKGMVSARFKNWQAYMQYCVLCDREFLGHRIIRHAQTHIKEGNYYCPICAKSFKKKEIFVPHVTFHIKQSCKERLASIKPKRRVGRPPKNLTDISVPSKKILEIDKQDHRPIKRNSIYSEDFVVFSDSDGSDDEGKDKSYKPAIMITQKVDCTEDYNCPVTTCTKTFKYFKNLIAHVKGHGNEEEAKQFLKMQSNKVVCQYCRRRFVSVSHLNEHLQIHCGPKPYVCIQLECNASFGTYSELVGHRKVHALFKAKCMFQNCGRVFTESYLLYDHEAQHYHNSSYTCKFSNCGNIYYSQSELQKHEVGHVTQACVKIEAGSGSPFETKQLAPNRADQIDQLLKMKDEPCNQPDTYQNGFATDCVAGEIVESKSSMSEKLNALPSSRERCHLPKATYTGLTVKNEEINMDQTHCVLPKAMFKGEGTLISPLPEETEPGEVTKSVQMFSCKVDGCSRSYASSRSVSKHIKATHPEYYETLKKQQDLSKIQQIRNPSKCQNQESPPSSLCFSTEESLDITHESTLNTVCAMYQPITSVLTVESDHVSQSRKKKHTHNKRAKWPAIIKGDKFICSRCYREFTNPKSLGGHLSRRAICKPYDRKESSSVVEQKSGQALYKTEKVISPDAFVHQEPEPPCVTDTFLSGETFLQSLEMADHTAPFATHELFQPTQQNSYSSAFGPNKSPQVPGLPGTFETAVIQQTFQPNFEMRTVEGSPVNISMPQALTTICSPGSFVAGEDLSLSTEVPSMIDSTKGSRPYSPCEPLQQALESSFCSGATFVDNEIAPQNLESSCEPTIFFTNGILPSINSNHNSSLSEHSKTSDICIAELLLALQNLNLEYDKLYKNDASCPTSSSGTPISSMNIMTHTSMSNCVNTPNTINKCLTDTQTNTSVPAAENGKELKVNLIKPFICQEGGCIYSAMTKDALTNHYVKVHQYSKEQIMEMKMYQTRFAPFRCHVPNCQKTFTRNSNLRAHYQSMHQVTREQLVKLRIKRAYCRKSDGPHKAVDNVPSSQAIISQPRSDGLQENESSELHKLEPVTGHNEINSEINLHLHNSPNAKTVLYNHTMSQSSSMLLADLQDCSAIPAQLQNDLTQSVVQQDALVPAAGSQDTPMLLADPQDASVLTVESHSSLAQTAGLPAVAPLLAWPQDVLLQSVDPQNVSPVSEGLQDVSLLPTVEECVSPLPAIPQTALLPEVQGITQLVSGPANISLLSAGLQDVPILPLEPQGLSQPASDSADNSLLPAGSQGASPVPAGLQGMLPPVESQEDSVCEVRTKDPFLDYERPKDILLHPPDRSVQRRKCMGRLKQAKKAGSTVKFMKMSAGEKKCKKSITKIRTECNSNRFHKPYKCVHKDCSAAFTIQQNLILHYQAVHQSDQQHLHLQIKQETTKNAAVQMKEFQCQLNDCCRIFQGITNLIKHYSDIHNLTLDEMGKIVSSVSEGKLFRCDQADCVSSFTVFWSFIKHLMVAHGIDVESQQSDMDMTCFKCDCEGCDRTYATRSNLLRHIFTKHRELHRSHLMRPRRIMTDQENIPRTANQDDLPDEKSYFAPEENEDITNHGKSKPISRECFTTDSRSMKSGEVDCHKSCSSRKVAKYTFKSKAQALDICNKSVKEQYPCMFKNCSSVVTSERSLVKHYKIHHKISNTFVSQYHKHLVTCRKHASIQDKEATKYITNHEGGLVENAVSRVMIQPQAKLSETEILNKQIESDNYFKTANEISPLFNAKLIANTSACIKTEQEETVEMIAESKVTNVNKHQSCKKRSNSHLTLSDTEEHIENTKKKNAIMDNSENLLEDTIQIFDEKDASPSKHIPCIHKPHRHKPFDFSTFKPMGFEFSFLKFLEESALKQKKSAVSDKSLSHTCTLNTEKMADHGLVSSSVMLSDESNSSASYPVKDDRNSRVPVDRTKQSDADRLRMGTTNFESPLSLHILKNIKIIMDNSNSDCVELAEKQLQRMQPTVVLSRVKVDFNMLAQVKSVKERMAVKST from the exons GGAACTGACACTCTTCTGGAGCAAACTGCAGCAACGGGTGGAGTCTTCCACACAGACCTTTCTGGAATGCTGTCAGCAATTCTCTATGTTGTCCAAAACAGTTTATCATATATTCTTTCTTATTAAGGTCATACAATCAGAG GCAGGAGAAGCTGGACTATCAGCTTGTATTGAGCTCTGTGTGAGAGCACTACGCATGGAATCAAATGAAAGTCCCACAGTGAAAACGTCAATTTGCAAGACAGTATCATGCTTGTTACCTGATTATTTAGAGGTCAGACGTGCATGCCAGCTTACCGAATTCCTGTTAGAACCTACGGTGGAAGCGTATTATGCTGTTGAGACTTTATACAACCAGCCAGATCAGAAATATGACGACGAAAATGGTCCAATTCCTAACTCATTGAGATGTGAACTCTTACTGGTTTTAAAAACACATTGGCCATTTGATCCTGAATTTTGGGATTGGAAAACTCTGAAGCGCCATTGTCTTGCATTGATGGGCGAGGAAGCATCCATTGTGTCTTCCATAGATGAACTTAATGACAGTGACCTCTTTGAAAACAATGATAGCCATCTTGAAGTTGCTCCAAAAGAGCATTCACTGAATGGACTTCCTAAATTTTACAGCGATGTGATAAAAGTACAAAATACTTCATCTGAAGAAATCAAAATTAAGGAAAAAGATAAAATTGAGAAAGGTATGGTGTCTGCCAGGTTTAAAAATTGGCAGGCCTACATGCAGTATTGTGTATTATGTGACAGAGAGTTTCTGGGACATCGAATTATCCGTCATGCTCAAACGCATATAAAAGAGGGAAACTATTATTGCCCCATATGTGCCAAAAGTTTTAAGAAAAAGGAGATTTTTGTTCCACATGTTACATTTCATATTAAGCAATCTTGTAAAGAACGACTGGCTTCTATTAAACCAAAAAGAAGAGTTGGAAGACCTCCTAAGAACTTGACCGATATTAGTGTTCCAAGTAAAAAGATATTGGAGATAGACAAGCAGGACCATCGTCCAATAAAAAGGAACAGCATATATAGTGAGGATTTTGTCgttttcagtgatagtgatggcTCTGATGATGAGGGCAAAGACAAATCATACAAACCTGCAATCATGATTACACAAAAAGTGGACTGCACTGAAGATTATAACTGCCCTGTAACTACCTGtacaaaaacatttaaatattttaaaaatttaattgcaCACGTGAAAGGTCACGGTAATGAAGAAGAAGCAAAACAATTTCTTAAAATGCAGAGTAATAAAGTTGTATGTCAGTATTGTAGGAGACGTTTTGTCAGTGTTTCTCACCTTAATGAACATTTGCAAATTCATTGTGGCCCTAAACCTTATGTCTGTATACAGCTGGAATGTAATGCAAGCTTTGGTACATATTCTGAATTGGTAGGACACCGGAAAGTGCATGCATTGTTCAAAGCTAAATGCATGTTTCAGAATTGTGGAAGAGTTTTTACCGAGTCTTATTTGTTGTATGATCACGAAGCACAGCATTACCATAATTCCTCATATACTTGCAAATTCTCAAACTGTGGAAACATTTACTACTCCCAGAGTGAATTGCAGAAGCATGAAGTTGGTCATGTCACGCAGGCTTGTGTGAAAATTGAAGCTGGAAGTGGTTCACCTTTTGAAACAAAACAGCTTGCTCCAAATAGAGCTGATCAGATAGACCAGCTATTGAAGATGAAAGATGAGCCATGCAATCAGCCTGACACCTACCAGAATGGTTTTGCTACTGATTGTGTTGCAGGTGAAATTGTTGAATCCAAATCTTCCATGTCAGAAAAACTAAATGCTTTGCCATCCAGCAGAGAACGGTGCCATCTTCCAAAAGCCACATACACTGGTCTGACTGTGAAGAATGAAGAGATCAACATGGATCAAACGCATTGTGTTTTGCCAAAAGCAATGTTTAAAGGGGAGGGCACCCTTATTTCCCCATTACCTGAAGAAACGGAACCTGGTGAAGTAACAAAATCGGTTCAAATGTTCAGCTGTAAAGTTGATGGCTGTAGTCGAAGCTATGCTTCATCACGCAGTGTCAGTAAACATATTAAGGCTACGCACCCTGAGTACTAtgaaacactgaagaaacagcaagaCCTATCAAAAATCCAACAAATTAGAAATCCCTCAAAATGTCAAAATCAGGAAAGCCCTCCAAGCTCATTGTGTTTTTCAACTGAGGAAAGCTTAGATATAACACATGAAAGCACCTTGAACACAGTATGTGCTATGTATCAACCTATTACCAGTGTTTTAACAGTTGAAAGCGATCATGTATCCCAATCCAGGAAAAAAAAGCACACACACAATAAGCGTGCAAAATGGCCTGCAATAATCAAGGGTGACAAATTTATCTGTAGCAGGTGCTACAGAGAATTTACAAATCCTAAATCTCTTGGTGGTCATTTGTCACGTCGAGCTATCTGTAAACCTTATGACAGAAAAGAAAGTTCTTCAGTTGTGGAGCAGAAGAGTGGACAGGCTTTATACAAAACAGAAAAGGTTATTTCACCAGATGCGTTTGTCCATCAGGAACCTGAACCTCCCTGTGTCACAGATACATTCTTGTcaggggaaacatttcttcaatcaTTGGAAATGGCGGACCATACAGCTCCATTTGCTACCCATGAACTTTTTCAACCAACACAGCAGAACAGCTACAGTTCTGCATTTGGGCCAAACAAGAGTCCCCAGGTCCCTGGTCTTCCTGGAACATTTGagactgcagtaattcaacaaacctttcaacctAATTTTGAAATGAGGACTGTGGAGGGCAGCCCAGTCAACATCAGTATGCCACAAGCACTAACAACTATCTGTAGCCCAGGTTCATTTGTGGCTGGTGAAGACTTATCACTCAGCACTGAAGTTCCATCAATGATAGATTCAACTAAAGGCTCAAGGCCCTATTCACCTTGTGAGCCCTTGCAGCAGGCACTCGAATCCAGTTTTTGTTCAGGAGCAACTTTTGTTGACAATGAGATTGCCCCTCAAAATTTGGAAAGCAGTTGTGAGCCAACTATCTTTTTCACTAATGGCATCCTCCCTAGCATTAATAGCAATCATAACTCATCTCTCTCTGAACACTCTAAGACATCAGATATATGCATTGCTGAACTGCTGTTGGCCTTGCAAAATCTAAATTTGGAATATGACAaactttacaagaatgatgcatCTTGCCCTACCTCAAGTTCAGGGACACCGATTTCTTCCATGAACATCATGACACACACATCAATGAGTAATTGTGTCAATACTCCAAATACAATCAATAAATGTTtgacagacacacaaacaaatACATCAGTGCCAGCTGCTGAAAATGGCAAAGAGCTGAAAGTGAATCTCATTAAGCCATTTATCTGTCAGGAAGGTGGCTGTATCTATAGTGCAATGACTAAAGATGCTTTGACCAACCATTATGTCAAAGTGCATCAGTACTCCAAGGAACAGATAATGGAAATGAAGATGTATCAGACCAGATTTGCTCCATTtcgatgccatgttcctaactgccagaaaacatttacaagaaatTCTAATCTCCGAGCCCACTACCAATCGATGCATCAGGTAACACGGGAACAGCTAGTAAAACTGAGAATTAAAAGAGCATACTGTAGGAAATCAGATGGCCCTCATAAAGCAGTAGATAATGTACCATCATCACAGGCAATCATTTCTCAACCCAGAAGTGATGGGTTGCAGGAAAATGAATCCAGTGAACTGCATAAATTGGAACCAGTAACTGGACATAATGAGATTAATTCagaaattaatctccatttacaTAATTCTCCGAATGCAAAAACTGTTCTTTATAACCATACAATGTCACAGAGTAGCTCAATGCTGTTAGCAGATCTTCAGGATTGCTCAGCAATACCAGCACAACTTCAAAATGATTTGACTCAATCAGTGGTGCAGCAGGATGCCTTGGTGCCAGCAGCAGGGTCTCAGGATACCCCAATGTTACTGGCAGATCCTCAAGATGCCTCTGTGTTGACAGTTGAATCACACAGTAGCCTTGCACAAACAGCAGGGCTACCGGCTGTTGCACCACTTCTGGCATGGCcacaggatgtcttgctgcaatcgGTGGATCCCCAAAATGTCTCACCAGTATCAGAGGGGCTGCAGGATGTGTCCTTACTGCCAACAGTGGAAGAATGTGTTTCACCACTACCAGCAATACCACAAACTGCCTTGCTTCCAGAGGTACAAGGTATTACACAACTAGTATCAGGACCAGCAAATATCTCATTACTATCAGCAGGGCTCCAGGATGTCCCAATTCTACCGTTAGAACCACAAGGTCTCTCTCAACCAGCATCTGATTCAGCAGATAATTCATTATTGCCAGCTGGGTCACAAGGTGCCTCACCAGTGCCAGCAGGGCTACAGGGTATGTTGCCACCTGTTGAATCACAAGAAGACTCGGTATGTGAAGTCAGAACAAAAGATCCCTTCCTAGACTATGAAAGGCCAAAAGATATCTTGCTGCATCCACCAGATAGGTCAGTACAAAGAAGAAAATGTATGGGACGTTTGAAGCAAGCTAAAAAAGCTGGAAGTACAGTGAAGTTTATGAAGATGTCAGCAGGAGAAAAGAAGTGCAAGAAATCAATTACTAAAATAAGAACAGAATGTAACAGTAATCGATTTCACAAACCGTACAAATGTGTCCACAAAGATTGTTCTGCAGCTTTCACTATTCAGCAAAACTTAATACTCCACTATCAAGCTGTGCACCAGTCTGACCAACAGCATCTTCACTTGCAGATCAAACAAGAAACCACCAAAAACGCTGCTGTCCAAATGAAAGAATTTCAGTGTCAACTTAACGATTGTTGTAGAATTTTCCAAGGAATCACAAACCTAATTAAACACTACTCAGATATTCACAATCTCACTTTAGATGAAATGGGAAAAATAGTATCCTCTGTCAGTGAAGGAAAATTGTTTCGGTGTGACCAAGCTGATTGTGTTTCTTCTTTCACTGTTTTCTGGAGTTTTATTAAACACCTTATGGTAGCTCATGGCATAGATGTGGAAAGTCAGCAAAGTGATATGGACATGACCTGTTTTAAATGTGACTGTGAAGGCTGTGATCGGACTTACGCCACTAGATCTAATCTTTTAAGACACATCTTTACAAAGCACAGAGAGCTTCATCGGTCTCATTTAATGAGACCAAGAAGAATCATGACAGATCAAGAAAACATTCCAAGAACAGCCAATCAGGATGATCTCCCTGATGAAAAAAGTTATTTTGCCCCTGAAGAAAATGAAGACATCACGAATCATGGTAAATCTAAACCCATATCAAGGGAATGTTTTACTACAGATAGCAGAAGTATGAAAAGCGGAGAAGTTGATTGTCATAAGTCTTGCAGCTCTAGAAAAGTTGCTAAATATACTTTTAAAAGTAAGGCCCAAGCTTTGGATATATGTAACAAGTCTGTGAAAGAACAATATCCGTGTATGTTTAAGAATTGTTCATCAGTTGTCACCAGTGAACGCAGTCTAGTAAAACATTATAAGATTCATCACAAAATTTCTAATACATTTGTAAGTCAATATCACAAGCATCTGGTAACTTGCAGGAAGCATGCTAGCATCCAAGACAAAGAAGCAACTAAATATATAACCAACCATGAAGGAGGCCTGGTAGAAAATGCTGTCAGTAGAGTGATGATTCAACCACAAGCCAAGCTAAGTGAAACTGAAATTTTAAATAAGCAAATAGAGAGTGATAACTATTTTAAGACAGCTAATGAAATTTCACCATTGTTTAATGCTAAACTGATTGCGAATACCTCTGCTTGCATTAAAACTGAACAGGAGGAAACTGTAGAGATGATTGCTGAGAGTAAAGTGACTAATGTAAATAAACATCAGTCTTGTAAAAAACGATCAAACAGTCACCTGACTCTTTCAGACACAGAAGAGCACATTGAGAATACAAAGAAAAAGAATGCAATAATGGACAATTCTGAGAATCTATTGGAAGATACAATCCAAATTTTCGATGAGAAAGATGCTTCACCTTCAAAGCACATCCCATGTATTCACAAGCCTCACCGCCACAAACCTTTTGACTTTAGTACATTCAAACCTATGGGATTTGAATTTTCATTCCTAAAATTCCTTGAAGAATCTGctctgaaacaaaagaaaagtgcTGTATCTGATAAAAGTCTATCTCACACTTGTACTCTTAACACTGAGAAAATGGCCGATCATGGTTTAGTCTCATCGAGTGTAATGTTAAGTGATGAGAGTAATTCATCAGCAAGCTATCCTGTAAAGGATGACAGAAATTCAAGGGTTCCTGTTGACCGCACCAAACAGTCAGATGCAGATAGATTACGTATGGGAACTACCAATTTTGAATCTCCATTGTCTCTCCACATACTTAAGAACATAAAAATAATAATGGACAATTCAAACTCAGATTGTGTTGAGCTTGCTGAGAAGCAACTCCAACGTATGCAACCTACAGTAGTGCTTAGCCGAGTAAAAGTAGACTTTAATATGCTGGCCCAGGTTAAAAGTGTAAAAGAAAGAATGGCTGTAAAAAGTACATAA